A genomic region of Paroedura picta isolate Pp20150507F chromosome 4, Ppicta_v3.0, whole genome shotgun sequence contains the following coding sequences:
- the STIL gene encoding SCL-interrupting locus protein isoform X1: MVPFSFPPSKCALWNPAPIGESSGANLNCHRNPKLLMTEKTLQLAHRHAKQSRRNPFTCFLVGTLTIDEDCKGVSITIDRFDPGREVTGSLEKIPTAPLPGDFLIPCTVNVWGSSSSDIIVHSPEDFSLAFKILQQNLNGRDSLDPSKLLTLRLYVSSAENMDSLNFDFHWAAVTLANTLKYTPVNSVPIIPTALARNLNSHMNIAHVQGTCKYGYLTMDQTRKLLLVLESDPKAYTLPLIGIWLSGITHIYSPQVWACSLRYLYSCSIQERVLSESGGFLIVLYSMLHKDPEFYECLPCGCTELGFQLLTSKETLRLFKNVGPSDKNSIQFDLSSENKNAEMEFFSKISKDVSIKCSSQSSSPSKLSVSDHDSGVEDDASPRPFPRPHPTCLQVSEIQPSVPELSIVFDGNFTEAEPMSRHVSPVDKKNLLAYQPAKKVFPLDHPCHQIQSSDCRKQIFTTCTREPSPRQLPGQFKQRIPVLKPANKVQVTLQQQPSCSTAGYQARKSLGSSSPFSSPSTPCSGSSPIIPEHQLGTPSEKLYAKHDAIQGKEELPISGPLIPNSKQPPIPSQPPWHNCAWPPPNLRPVEFRIPVQGPPCCSSCVCNCQLHGHVQYSPTNILQGISKAGSSQTSEIQTSVAQENAQLMFHQNVECVNGGFSPTCATSSSINLGHYEIMGNCSLDGDTARIFPPADHAVCSTCMHTPSPRIGSDNGMMGLSPDVYRMLAEQDRQLKLLQAQIQRLLEAQTLQPCSIKTIANNGIQSEKQLEFVTMETCSSPGLHMKKSVSIAVSTGASLFLNAPLEGNKGSTKQDDGEMSNEDINISMNTEKDRSQASIASSLKAVDIPSFVDSIHVVEEGSGESSGGVSVTIATGMTPTSVLNGNVAMCSQTTPLEGTVDHSVAINEPDIEHAISSTPSVPPDDQKFYKDILGQVKHFLKETYEEITPCVTKEDQIASESTAPSKTSKTKRRSSALDPDLTDNDSVLNATWKQLRNLGVNFDSSDKMMKNVHKVENASILACINPEAVVPGLNYISFANVGMSGLTPNGVDLSMEANAIALKYLNESQLSQLSLNHSNQKNSMDLSLQTLLHNNTDRSLMGFNLISPTNMSFATKKYMKRYGLLQSTDSSGDEEEQQADNHRRGDSLEPVLQLGISPVSDNFSHWKHPSERVSERQLPPHPGQCDIELFSNHPSDSEGLVLKHVTNAVLPLRILQQSNESSVPFLKELKPKTELLPGKAQSTQHPDKENLDVPVLPETLHTPILDHLSHVDNMNSVGTFLDVQQLRQLPKLF, from the exons ATGGTACCCTTCAGCTTTCCTCCATCAAAATGTGCACTCTGGAATCCAGCACCTATTGGAGAAAGCTCTGGAGCCAATCTAAATTGTCATAG GAACCCTAAGTTACTTATGACTGAAAAAACTCTGCAACTTGCCCATCGTCATGCTAAGCAAAGTCGAAGAAACCCCTTCACATGTTTTCTAGTTGGAACACTTACAATAGATGAAG ATTGCAAAGGCGTTTCTATAACAATAGACCGTTTTGATCCAGGTCGTGAAGTAACTGGTAGCTTGGAGAAAATACCCACTGCACctcttcctggagattttttaatTCCATGCACTGTAAATGTTTGGGGATCTTCATCAAGTGACATTATAGTACACAGTCCTGAGGATTTCAGCTTGGCTTTTAAA aTACTTCAACAGAATTTGAATGGCCGTGACTCTCTGGATCCTTCCAAATTGCTCACCTTGAGACTTTATGTGTCTTCTGCAGAGAATATGGACAGTCTGAATTTTGATTTTCATTGGGCAGCTGTTACTTTGGCTAACACTTTGAAGTATACTCCTGTAAATTCCGTACCAATAATTCCTACTGCACTTGCCAGAAACCTAAATAGTCATATGAACATTGCACATGTTCAAGGCACCTGCAAATATGG ATATCTTACTATGGACCAGACCAGGAAACTACTTCTAGTTTTGGAATCTGACCCCAAAGCTTACACATTACCATTGATTGGCAT CTGGTTGAGTGGAATCACTCACATCTACAGTCCACAAGTCTGGGCCTGCAGCCTGCGCTATTTATACAGTTGCTCAATTCAAGAaag AGTGCTTTCAGAATCAGGAGGTTTTCTTATAGTTCTTTATTCTATGCTACATAAAGATCCAGAATTTTATGAATGTCTTCCTTGTGGATGTACTGAATTAGGTTTCCAGCTACTTACAAGCAAAGAAACGTTACGTCTGTTCAAA AATGTTGGTCCTTCTGATAAGAATTCTATTCAGTTTGATTTGAGttctgaaaataaaaatgcagaaatggAATTCTTTagcaaaatttccaaagatgtttCCATTAAGTG CTCCTCTCAGAGTTCCTCACCAAGCAAGCTGTCTGTCAGTGATCATGACTCTGGCGTGGAAGATGATGCATCTCCAAGACCATTTCCCCGTCCTCACCCAACATGTCTACAG GTCTCAGAGATCCAGCCTTCAGTTCCTGAACTGTCTATTGTATTTGATGGCAACTTCACAGAAGCTGAACCAATGTCCAGACATGTCTCACCTGTGGATAAAAAGAATCTACTTGCATATCAACCAGCTAAGAAAGTATTTCCTTTAGATCATCCATGCCACCAAATTCAGAGCTCTGATTGCAGGAAGCAGATCTTTACCACTTGTACCAGAGAGCCTTCTCCAAGGCAGTTACCGGGACAATTTAAACAGAGAATTCCAGTGTTAAAACCTGCCAATAAAGTGCAGGTTACTTTACAACAGCAGCCCAGCTGTAGTACAGCAGGATATCAAGCAAGAAAGAGTTTGGGGTCCTCTTCACCCTTCTCTTCTCCATCAACACCTTGTAGTGGATCGTCTCCCATTATACCTGAACATCAACTTGGAACACCTTCTGAAAAACTCTATGCAAAACATGATGCTATCCAAGGGAAGGAGGAACTTCCCATAAGTGGACCTTTGATACCTAATTCTAAGCAGCCTCCTATACCTTCCCAGCCTCCTTGGCACAACTGTGCTTGGCCACCCCCAAACCTAAGGCCAGTAGAGTTTCGGATCCCAGTTCAAGGGCCACCTTGCTGCTCTTCCTGTGTCTGCAACTGTCAGTTACATGGCCATGTGCAATACAGTCCAACAAATATATTGCAAGGGATTTCTAAAGCTGGCTCCAGTCAGACGTCTGAAATACAGACAAGTGTTGCCCAGGAAAATGCACAACTGATGTTCCATCAAAATGTAGAATGTGTAAATGGGGGTTTCAGTCCAACATGTGCCACAAGTAGTTCTATAAACCTTGGCCATTATGAAATAATGGGAAATTGTTCTCTTGATGGTGATACAGCAAGGATTTTCCCCCCTGCAGACCACGCAGTGTGTTCCACTTGTATGCACACTCCTTCACCCAGAATAGGATCAGATAATGGAATGATGGGATTATCTCCTGATGTTTACAGAATGCTTGCTGAACAAGATCGCCAGCTCAAACTCCTGCAAGCTCAG ATCCAGCGGCTTTTAGAAGCGCAAACTCTTCAGCCCTGTTCCATTAAGACTATAGCCAACAACGGCATACAGTCTGAGAAGCAGCTAGAATTTGTTACCATGGAAACTTGTTCTTCCCCAGGATTACACATGAAAAAAAGTGTCAGTATTGCAGTGAGCACAG GTGCTAGCTTGTTCTTGAATGCCCCGTTGGAAGGAAATAAGGGGTCTACAAAACAGGATGATGGTGAAATGTCTAATGAAGATATTAATATTTCTATGAATACTGAGAAGGATAGAAGTCAAGCAAGTATTGCCTCATCATTAAAAGCTGTTGATATACCCAGCTTTGTAGACAGTATTCATGTTGTTGAAGAAGGATCTGGTGAATCCAGTGGTGGAGTCAG TGTGACAATTGCTACAGGAATGACTCCCACCTCCGTACTTAATGGAAATGTTGCCATGTGTTCACAAACAACACCGTTGGAGGGAACTGTTGACCATTCGGTAGCAATTAATGAACCAGATATTGAGCATGCCATCTCATCCACACCAAGTGTCCCTCCAGATGATCAGAAGTTTTACAAGGACATATTG GGTCAAGTAAAACACTTCTTGAAGGAAACTTATGAAGAAATTACTCCCTGTGTTACAAAGGAAGATCAGATAGCCAGTGAAAGTACTGCACCCTCAAAAACAAGTAAGACAAAGAGAAGGAGCTCAGCTCTTGACCCAGATCTGACAGACAACGATAGTGTTCTGAATGCCACCTGGAAGCAGTTAAGGAACCTTGGAGTGAATTTTGATTCTTCTGACAAGATGATGAAAAATGTACACAAAGTAGAGAATGCCAG tatATTGGCCTGCATTAACCCTGAAGCAGTAGTCCCAGGCCTTAACTACATCTCTTTTGCTAATGTTGGTATGAGCGGCTTAACTCCCAATGGAGTCGATCTAAGTATGGAGGCAAATGCTATTGCCCTCAAGTACTTGAATGAAAGTCAACTGTCCCAACTTTCTCTGAATCATTCAAACCAAAAGAATTCTATGGATTTGTCATTACAAACTCTTCTACATAATAATACAGACAGGAGTTTAATGGGCTTTAACTTAATATCACCAACTAACATGTCTTTTGCAACCAAGAAGTACATGAAGAGGTATGGACTTCTACAAAGCACTGATAGTAGTGGCGATGAAGAGGAACAACAAGCTGATAACCATAGGAGAGGAGACAGCTTAGAGCCTGTTCTACAGCTAGGTATCAGTCCTGTCTCAGATAACTTTTCCCATTGGAAGCATCCATCTGAAAGAGTCAGTGAAAGACAACTTCCTCCTCATCCAGGGCAGTGTGACATTGAGCTGTTTAGCAATCATCCTTCAGATTCAGAGGGCCTTGTGTTAAAACATGTTACAAATGCAGTCCTTCCACTCAGAATCCTGCAGCAATCCAATGAGAGTTCAGTTCCATTTCTGAAAGAGTTAAAGCCAAAAACTGAACTTCTGCCTGGCAAAGCACAGTCTACACAGCATCCTGACAAAGAGAATCTAGATGTCCCAGTCTTACCTGAAACTCTGCATACTCCCATTCTTGATCATTTAAGCCATGTTGACAACATGAATTCAGTAGGTACCTTTCTGGATGTCCAGCAGCTCAGACAGCTACCAAAGCTATTCTGA
- the STIL gene encoding SCL-interrupting locus protein isoform X2: MDSLNFDFHWAAVTLANTLKYTPVNSVPIIPTALARNLNSHMNIAHVQGTCKYGYLTMDQTRKLLLVLESDPKAYTLPLIGIWLSGITHIYSPQVWACSLRYLYSCSIQERVLSESGGFLIVLYSMLHKDPEFYECLPCGCTELGFQLLTSKETLRLFKNVGPSDKNSIQFDLSSENKNAEMEFFSKISKDVSIKCSSQSSSPSKLSVSDHDSGVEDDASPRPFPRPHPTCLQVSEIQPSVPELSIVFDGNFTEAEPMSRHVSPVDKKNLLAYQPAKKVFPLDHPCHQIQSSDCRKQIFTTCTREPSPRQLPGQFKQRIPVLKPANKVQVTLQQQPSCSTAGYQARKSLGSSSPFSSPSTPCSGSSPIIPEHQLGTPSEKLYAKHDAIQGKEELPISGPLIPNSKQPPIPSQPPWHNCAWPPPNLRPVEFRIPVQGPPCCSSCVCNCQLHGHVQYSPTNILQGISKAGSSQTSEIQTSVAQENAQLMFHQNVECVNGGFSPTCATSSSINLGHYEIMGNCSLDGDTARIFPPADHAVCSTCMHTPSPRIGSDNGMMGLSPDVYRMLAEQDRQLKLLQAQIQRLLEAQTLQPCSIKTIANNGIQSEKQLEFVTMETCSSPGLHMKKSVSIAVSTGASLFLNAPLEGNKGSTKQDDGEMSNEDINISMNTEKDRSQASIASSLKAVDIPSFVDSIHVVEEGSGESSGGVSVTIATGMTPTSVLNGNVAMCSQTTPLEGTVDHSVAINEPDIEHAISSTPSVPPDDQKFYKDILGQVKHFLKETYEEITPCVTKEDQIASESTAPSKTSKTKRRSSALDPDLTDNDSVLNATWKQLRNLGVNFDSSDKMMKNVHKVENASILACINPEAVVPGLNYISFANVGMSGLTPNGVDLSMEANAIALKYLNESQLSQLSLNHSNQKNSMDLSLQTLLHNNTDRSLMGFNLISPTNMSFATKKYMKRYGLLQSTDSSGDEEEQQADNHRRGDSLEPVLQLGISPVSDNFSHWKHPSERVSERQLPPHPGQCDIELFSNHPSDSEGLVLKHVTNAVLPLRILQQSNESSVPFLKELKPKTELLPGKAQSTQHPDKENLDVPVLPETLHTPILDHLSHVDNMNSVGTFLDVQQLRQLPKLF; encoded by the exons ATGGACAGTCTGAATTTTGATTTTCATTGGGCAGCTGTTACTTTGGCTAACACTTTGAAGTATACTCCTGTAAATTCCGTACCAATAATTCCTACTGCACTTGCCAGAAACCTAAATAGTCATATGAACATTGCACATGTTCAAGGCACCTGCAAATATGG ATATCTTACTATGGACCAGACCAGGAAACTACTTCTAGTTTTGGAATCTGACCCCAAAGCTTACACATTACCATTGATTGGCAT CTGGTTGAGTGGAATCACTCACATCTACAGTCCACAAGTCTGGGCCTGCAGCCTGCGCTATTTATACAGTTGCTCAATTCAAGAaag AGTGCTTTCAGAATCAGGAGGTTTTCTTATAGTTCTTTATTCTATGCTACATAAAGATCCAGAATTTTATGAATGTCTTCCTTGTGGATGTACTGAATTAGGTTTCCAGCTACTTACAAGCAAAGAAACGTTACGTCTGTTCAAA AATGTTGGTCCTTCTGATAAGAATTCTATTCAGTTTGATTTGAGttctgaaaataaaaatgcagaaatggAATTCTTTagcaaaatttccaaagatgtttCCATTAAGTG CTCCTCTCAGAGTTCCTCACCAAGCAAGCTGTCTGTCAGTGATCATGACTCTGGCGTGGAAGATGATGCATCTCCAAGACCATTTCCCCGTCCTCACCCAACATGTCTACAG GTCTCAGAGATCCAGCCTTCAGTTCCTGAACTGTCTATTGTATTTGATGGCAACTTCACAGAAGCTGAACCAATGTCCAGACATGTCTCACCTGTGGATAAAAAGAATCTACTTGCATATCAACCAGCTAAGAAAGTATTTCCTTTAGATCATCCATGCCACCAAATTCAGAGCTCTGATTGCAGGAAGCAGATCTTTACCACTTGTACCAGAGAGCCTTCTCCAAGGCAGTTACCGGGACAATTTAAACAGAGAATTCCAGTGTTAAAACCTGCCAATAAAGTGCAGGTTACTTTACAACAGCAGCCCAGCTGTAGTACAGCAGGATATCAAGCAAGAAAGAGTTTGGGGTCCTCTTCACCCTTCTCTTCTCCATCAACACCTTGTAGTGGATCGTCTCCCATTATACCTGAACATCAACTTGGAACACCTTCTGAAAAACTCTATGCAAAACATGATGCTATCCAAGGGAAGGAGGAACTTCCCATAAGTGGACCTTTGATACCTAATTCTAAGCAGCCTCCTATACCTTCCCAGCCTCCTTGGCACAACTGTGCTTGGCCACCCCCAAACCTAAGGCCAGTAGAGTTTCGGATCCCAGTTCAAGGGCCACCTTGCTGCTCTTCCTGTGTCTGCAACTGTCAGTTACATGGCCATGTGCAATACAGTCCAACAAATATATTGCAAGGGATTTCTAAAGCTGGCTCCAGTCAGACGTCTGAAATACAGACAAGTGTTGCCCAGGAAAATGCACAACTGATGTTCCATCAAAATGTAGAATGTGTAAATGGGGGTTTCAGTCCAACATGTGCCACAAGTAGTTCTATAAACCTTGGCCATTATGAAATAATGGGAAATTGTTCTCTTGATGGTGATACAGCAAGGATTTTCCCCCCTGCAGACCACGCAGTGTGTTCCACTTGTATGCACACTCCTTCACCCAGAATAGGATCAGATAATGGAATGATGGGATTATCTCCTGATGTTTACAGAATGCTTGCTGAACAAGATCGCCAGCTCAAACTCCTGCAAGCTCAG ATCCAGCGGCTTTTAGAAGCGCAAACTCTTCAGCCCTGTTCCATTAAGACTATAGCCAACAACGGCATACAGTCTGAGAAGCAGCTAGAATTTGTTACCATGGAAACTTGTTCTTCCCCAGGATTACACATGAAAAAAAGTGTCAGTATTGCAGTGAGCACAG GTGCTAGCTTGTTCTTGAATGCCCCGTTGGAAGGAAATAAGGGGTCTACAAAACAGGATGATGGTGAAATGTCTAATGAAGATATTAATATTTCTATGAATACTGAGAAGGATAGAAGTCAAGCAAGTATTGCCTCATCATTAAAAGCTGTTGATATACCCAGCTTTGTAGACAGTATTCATGTTGTTGAAGAAGGATCTGGTGAATCCAGTGGTGGAGTCAG TGTGACAATTGCTACAGGAATGACTCCCACCTCCGTACTTAATGGAAATGTTGCCATGTGTTCACAAACAACACCGTTGGAGGGAACTGTTGACCATTCGGTAGCAATTAATGAACCAGATATTGAGCATGCCATCTCATCCACACCAAGTGTCCCTCCAGATGATCAGAAGTTTTACAAGGACATATTG GGTCAAGTAAAACACTTCTTGAAGGAAACTTATGAAGAAATTACTCCCTGTGTTACAAAGGAAGATCAGATAGCCAGTGAAAGTACTGCACCCTCAAAAACAAGTAAGACAAAGAGAAGGAGCTCAGCTCTTGACCCAGATCTGACAGACAACGATAGTGTTCTGAATGCCACCTGGAAGCAGTTAAGGAACCTTGGAGTGAATTTTGATTCTTCTGACAAGATGATGAAAAATGTACACAAAGTAGAGAATGCCAG tatATTGGCCTGCATTAACCCTGAAGCAGTAGTCCCAGGCCTTAACTACATCTCTTTTGCTAATGTTGGTATGAGCGGCTTAACTCCCAATGGAGTCGATCTAAGTATGGAGGCAAATGCTATTGCCCTCAAGTACTTGAATGAAAGTCAACTGTCCCAACTTTCTCTGAATCATTCAAACCAAAAGAATTCTATGGATTTGTCATTACAAACTCTTCTACATAATAATACAGACAGGAGTTTAATGGGCTTTAACTTAATATCACCAACTAACATGTCTTTTGCAACCAAGAAGTACATGAAGAGGTATGGACTTCTACAAAGCACTGATAGTAGTGGCGATGAAGAGGAACAACAAGCTGATAACCATAGGAGAGGAGACAGCTTAGAGCCTGTTCTACAGCTAGGTATCAGTCCTGTCTCAGATAACTTTTCCCATTGGAAGCATCCATCTGAAAGAGTCAGTGAAAGACAACTTCCTCCTCATCCAGGGCAGTGTGACATTGAGCTGTTTAGCAATCATCCTTCAGATTCAGAGGGCCTTGTGTTAAAACATGTTACAAATGCAGTCCTTCCACTCAGAATCCTGCAGCAATCCAATGAGAGTTCAGTTCCATTTCTGAAAGAGTTAAAGCCAAAAACTGAACTTCTGCCTGGCAAAGCACAGTCTACACAGCATCCTGACAAAGAGAATCTAGATGTCCCAGTCTTACCTGAAACTCTGCATACTCCCATTCTTGATCATTTAAGCCATGTTGACAACATGAATTCAGTAGGTACCTTTCTGGATGTCCAGCAGCTCAGACAGCTACCAAAGCTATTCTGA
- the STIL gene encoding SCL-interrupting locus protein isoform X3: MDQTRKLLLVLESDPKAYTLPLIGIWLSGITHIYSPQVWACSLRYLYSCSIQERVLSESGGFLIVLYSMLHKDPEFYECLPCGCTELGFQLLTSKETLRLFKNVGPSDKNSIQFDLSSENKNAEMEFFSKISKDVSIKCSSQSSSPSKLSVSDHDSGVEDDASPRPFPRPHPTCLQVSEIQPSVPELSIVFDGNFTEAEPMSRHVSPVDKKNLLAYQPAKKVFPLDHPCHQIQSSDCRKQIFTTCTREPSPRQLPGQFKQRIPVLKPANKVQVTLQQQPSCSTAGYQARKSLGSSSPFSSPSTPCSGSSPIIPEHQLGTPSEKLYAKHDAIQGKEELPISGPLIPNSKQPPIPSQPPWHNCAWPPPNLRPVEFRIPVQGPPCCSSCVCNCQLHGHVQYSPTNILQGISKAGSSQTSEIQTSVAQENAQLMFHQNVECVNGGFSPTCATSSSINLGHYEIMGNCSLDGDTARIFPPADHAVCSTCMHTPSPRIGSDNGMMGLSPDVYRMLAEQDRQLKLLQAQIQRLLEAQTLQPCSIKTIANNGIQSEKQLEFVTMETCSSPGLHMKKSVSIAVSTGASLFLNAPLEGNKGSTKQDDGEMSNEDINISMNTEKDRSQASIASSLKAVDIPSFVDSIHVVEEGSGESSGGVSVTIATGMTPTSVLNGNVAMCSQTTPLEGTVDHSVAINEPDIEHAISSTPSVPPDDQKFYKDILGQVKHFLKETYEEITPCVTKEDQIASESTAPSKTSKTKRRSSALDPDLTDNDSVLNATWKQLRNLGVNFDSSDKMMKNVHKVENASILACINPEAVVPGLNYISFANVGMSGLTPNGVDLSMEANAIALKYLNESQLSQLSLNHSNQKNSMDLSLQTLLHNNTDRSLMGFNLISPTNMSFATKKYMKRYGLLQSTDSSGDEEEQQADNHRRGDSLEPVLQLGISPVSDNFSHWKHPSERVSERQLPPHPGQCDIELFSNHPSDSEGLVLKHVTNAVLPLRILQQSNESSVPFLKELKPKTELLPGKAQSTQHPDKENLDVPVLPETLHTPILDHLSHVDNMNSVGTFLDVQQLRQLPKLF; encoded by the exons ATGGACCAGACCAGGAAACTACTTCTAGTTTTGGAATCTGACCCCAAAGCTTACACATTACCATTGATTGGCAT CTGGTTGAGTGGAATCACTCACATCTACAGTCCACAAGTCTGGGCCTGCAGCCTGCGCTATTTATACAGTTGCTCAATTCAAGAaag AGTGCTTTCAGAATCAGGAGGTTTTCTTATAGTTCTTTATTCTATGCTACATAAAGATCCAGAATTTTATGAATGTCTTCCTTGTGGATGTACTGAATTAGGTTTCCAGCTACTTACAAGCAAAGAAACGTTACGTCTGTTCAAA AATGTTGGTCCTTCTGATAAGAATTCTATTCAGTTTGATTTGAGttctgaaaataaaaatgcagaaatggAATTCTTTagcaaaatttccaaagatgtttCCATTAAGTG CTCCTCTCAGAGTTCCTCACCAAGCAAGCTGTCTGTCAGTGATCATGACTCTGGCGTGGAAGATGATGCATCTCCAAGACCATTTCCCCGTCCTCACCCAACATGTCTACAG GTCTCAGAGATCCAGCCTTCAGTTCCTGAACTGTCTATTGTATTTGATGGCAACTTCACAGAAGCTGAACCAATGTCCAGACATGTCTCACCTGTGGATAAAAAGAATCTACTTGCATATCAACCAGCTAAGAAAGTATTTCCTTTAGATCATCCATGCCACCAAATTCAGAGCTCTGATTGCAGGAAGCAGATCTTTACCACTTGTACCAGAGAGCCTTCTCCAAGGCAGTTACCGGGACAATTTAAACAGAGAATTCCAGTGTTAAAACCTGCCAATAAAGTGCAGGTTACTTTACAACAGCAGCCCAGCTGTAGTACAGCAGGATATCAAGCAAGAAAGAGTTTGGGGTCCTCTTCACCCTTCTCTTCTCCATCAACACCTTGTAGTGGATCGTCTCCCATTATACCTGAACATCAACTTGGAACACCTTCTGAAAAACTCTATGCAAAACATGATGCTATCCAAGGGAAGGAGGAACTTCCCATAAGTGGACCTTTGATACCTAATTCTAAGCAGCCTCCTATACCTTCCCAGCCTCCTTGGCACAACTGTGCTTGGCCACCCCCAAACCTAAGGCCAGTAGAGTTTCGGATCCCAGTTCAAGGGCCACCTTGCTGCTCTTCCTGTGTCTGCAACTGTCAGTTACATGGCCATGTGCAATACAGTCCAACAAATATATTGCAAGGGATTTCTAAAGCTGGCTCCAGTCAGACGTCTGAAATACAGACAAGTGTTGCCCAGGAAAATGCACAACTGATGTTCCATCAAAATGTAGAATGTGTAAATGGGGGTTTCAGTCCAACATGTGCCACAAGTAGTTCTATAAACCTTGGCCATTATGAAATAATGGGAAATTGTTCTCTTGATGGTGATACAGCAAGGATTTTCCCCCCTGCAGACCACGCAGTGTGTTCCACTTGTATGCACACTCCTTCACCCAGAATAGGATCAGATAATGGAATGATGGGATTATCTCCTGATGTTTACAGAATGCTTGCTGAACAAGATCGCCAGCTCAAACTCCTGCAAGCTCAG ATCCAGCGGCTTTTAGAAGCGCAAACTCTTCAGCCCTGTTCCATTAAGACTATAGCCAACAACGGCATACAGTCTGAGAAGCAGCTAGAATTTGTTACCATGGAAACTTGTTCTTCCCCAGGATTACACATGAAAAAAAGTGTCAGTATTGCAGTGAGCACAG GTGCTAGCTTGTTCTTGAATGCCCCGTTGGAAGGAAATAAGGGGTCTACAAAACAGGATGATGGTGAAATGTCTAATGAAGATATTAATATTTCTATGAATACTGAGAAGGATAGAAGTCAAGCAAGTATTGCCTCATCATTAAAAGCTGTTGATATACCCAGCTTTGTAGACAGTATTCATGTTGTTGAAGAAGGATCTGGTGAATCCAGTGGTGGAGTCAG TGTGACAATTGCTACAGGAATGACTCCCACCTCCGTACTTAATGGAAATGTTGCCATGTGTTCACAAACAACACCGTTGGAGGGAACTGTTGACCATTCGGTAGCAATTAATGAACCAGATATTGAGCATGCCATCTCATCCACACCAAGTGTCCCTCCAGATGATCAGAAGTTTTACAAGGACATATTG GGTCAAGTAAAACACTTCTTGAAGGAAACTTATGAAGAAATTACTCCCTGTGTTACAAAGGAAGATCAGATAGCCAGTGAAAGTACTGCACCCTCAAAAACAAGTAAGACAAAGAGAAGGAGCTCAGCTCTTGACCCAGATCTGACAGACAACGATAGTGTTCTGAATGCCACCTGGAAGCAGTTAAGGAACCTTGGAGTGAATTTTGATTCTTCTGACAAGATGATGAAAAATGTACACAAAGTAGAGAATGCCAG tatATTGGCCTGCATTAACCCTGAAGCAGTAGTCCCAGGCCTTAACTACATCTCTTTTGCTAATGTTGGTATGAGCGGCTTAACTCCCAATGGAGTCGATCTAAGTATGGAGGCAAATGCTATTGCCCTCAAGTACTTGAATGAAAGTCAACTGTCCCAACTTTCTCTGAATCATTCAAACCAAAAGAATTCTATGGATTTGTCATTACAAACTCTTCTACATAATAATACAGACAGGAGTTTAATGGGCTTTAACTTAATATCACCAACTAACATGTCTTTTGCAACCAAGAAGTACATGAAGAGGTATGGACTTCTACAAAGCACTGATAGTAGTGGCGATGAAGAGGAACAACAAGCTGATAACCATAGGAGAGGAGACAGCTTAGAGCCTGTTCTACAGCTAGGTATCAGTCCTGTCTCAGATAACTTTTCCCATTGGAAGCATCCATCTGAAAGAGTCAGTGAAAGACAACTTCCTCCTCATCCAGGGCAGTGTGACATTGAGCTGTTTAGCAATCATCCTTCAGATTCAGAGGGCCTTGTGTTAAAACATGTTACAAATGCAGTCCTTCCACTCAGAATCCTGCAGCAATCCAATGAGAGTTCAGTTCCATTTCTGAAAGAGTTAAAGCCAAAAACTGAACTTCTGCCTGGCAAAGCACAGTCTACACAGCATCCTGACAAAGAGAATCTAGATGTCCCAGTCTTACCTGAAACTCTGCATACTCCCATTCTTGATCATTTAAGCCATGTTGACAACATGAATTCAGTAGGTACCTTTCTGGATGTCCAGCAGCTCAGACAGCTACCAAAGCTATTCTGA